Proteins co-encoded in one Papaver somniferum cultivar HN1 chromosome 5, ASM357369v1, whole genome shotgun sequence genomic window:
- the LOC113278854 gene encoding uncharacterized protein LOC113278854 — MGFPCTFNASSIGRSGGLVLDWKKEINLNIISSSLRGIHVTSIDIIHTNTCHIHFMYGEPNSSLRQAFWDQQCQQSIVPLDEPVFFIRDFNALLGTEDKNEGLEVDDSDFLNLRNFCSLFNLHDPGFSGPRFTWSNMQQGSDLILERLDRCFINQIVKDLCHKFCVYNLPRDSSDHCPMHIGFNYEDICMPRPFHFMAMWMEDHISRDIIANFWSVNVVGSFAYKLKSKILSTKKGLRDWNKTSFGNIQTNISTIRKDLADLQCNNPTETTLTSRLKARLEYLYNLEELYWKDKSREDEILDDLPIKFIIEDNALLSLPLTAEDIKNAVFQMGEKSSKS, encoded by the exons ATGGGTTTCCCCTGCACGTTTAATGCATCAAGTATTGGTAGGAGTGGTGGTTTGGTCTTGGATTGGAAAAAAGAAATTAATCTTAACATTATTTCATCTAGCTTGAGGGGTATCCATGTCACATCTATAGATATTATTCACACCAACACTTGTCACATTCATTTCATGTATGGTGAACCAAATAGTAGCTTAAGACAGGCTTTTTGGGATCAACAATGCCAACAGTCCATTGTTCCTTTAGATGAGCCTGTGTTCTTTATAAGAGACTTTAATGCTCTCTTAGGTACTGAAGATAAAAATGAAGGTCTAgaggttgatgattctgattttttAAATCTTAGAAATTTCTGTTCTTTGTTTAATCTGCATGACCCTGGATTCTCAGGCCCTAGATTCACTTGGTCCAACATGCAACAAGGTTCTGATTTGATTCTTGAGAGATTAGATAGATGTTTTATCAATCAAATTGTTAAAGACCTTTGCCACAAATTTTGTGTCTATAATTTGCCTAGAGATTCTTCTGACCATTGTCCTATGCATATTGGTTTCAATTATGAggatatttgtatgcctagaccCTTTCATTTTATGGCCATGTGGATGGAAGATCATATTAGTAGAGATATCATTGCTAATTTTTGGTCTGTTAATGTGGTAGGCTCTTTTGCCTATAAACTAAAATCTAAGATTTTAAGTACAAAAAAAGGTCTTAGAGATTGGAACAAAACTtcctttggtaatattcaaactaatatatCTACCATCAGGAAGGATTTGGCTGACCTCCAATGCAATAATCCAACTGAAACTACTTTAACTTCCAGACTGAAAGCTAGATTAGAATATCTCTACAATCTAGAAGAACTATACTGGAAGGATAAGTCCAGAGAG GATGAAATTCTGGATGACCTCCCCATAAAGTTTATTATTGAAGATAATGCTCTTTTAAGTCTTCCTCTTACTGCTGAAGATATCAAAAATGCGGTTTTCCAAATGGGGGAAAAAAGCTCCAAGTCCTGA